A region of Sphingobium baderi DNA encodes the following proteins:
- a CDS encoding AAA family ATPase: MKVLAILSQKGGVGKTTLATCLAVAAEQAGKVAAIIDLDPQATASFWKDVRQLDTPAVASIQPVRLPAMLKACADAGTDLVVIDGAAVARDVAYEAARHADFILIPTKTAVFDTMSMTHTLDVVRQLDRAFAVVLTFVPPQGQETADAIQAVAELGATVCPVTIGNRKAFFRAQAAGQAVQEFEPHGPAADEIRRLYEYTTIRLYNKAEAA; the protein is encoded by the coding sequence ATGAAGGTTCTCGCCATTCTCTCACAGAAAGGCGGCGTCGGGAAAACGACGCTCGCGACCTGTCTGGCGGTCGCGGCCGAGCAGGCGGGCAAGGTCGCCGCGATCATCGACCTGGACCCGCAGGCGACGGCTTCGTTCTGGAAGGACGTGCGCCAGCTCGACACGCCCGCCGTGGCGTCTATTCAGCCGGTGCGCCTGCCCGCCATGCTCAAAGCCTGCGCGGACGCCGGCACCGATCTTGTCGTGATCGACGGGGCGGCGGTCGCGCGCGACGTGGCCTATGAGGCGGCGCGCCATGCCGACTTCATCCTGATCCCGACCAAAACGGCCGTGTTCGACACGATGAGCATGACGCACACGCTCGACGTTGTGCGCCAGCTCGACCGCGCCTTTGCCGTGGTCCTTACTTTCGTGCCCCCGCAAGGTCAGGAGACGGCCGACGCCATTCAGGCCGTGGCGGAGCTTGGCGCGACCGTTTGCCCGGTGACGATCGGCAACCGCAAAGCCTTTTTCCGCGCCCAAGCGGCAGGCCAGGCCGTGCAGGAGTTCGAGCCGCATGGCCCAGCGGCCGACGAAATCCGGCGACTATACGAGTATACAACTATACGCCTATACAATAAAGCAGAGGCGGCGTGA
- a CDS encoding IS5 family transposase (programmed frameshift): protein MSDLYWLTDEQMARLSPYFPKSHGKPRVDDQRVLSGIIFVNRNGLRWRDAPREYGPHKTLYNRWKRWGEMGVFTRMMEGLSAQRAEPQTVMIDATYLKTHRTASSLGVKKGNLGRLIGRTKGGMNTKLHAVTDANGRPLSFFITAGQVSDYTGAAALLDDLPKAKWMLADRGYDADWFRDALEQKGIKPCIPGRKSRSLPVKYDKRRYKRRNRIEIMFGRLKDWRRVATRYDRCPTVYFSALALAATVLFWL from the exons ATGAGTGACCTGTATTGGCTGACGGACGAGCAAATGGCGCGTCTGTCGCCGTATTTTCCCAAGAGCCACGGCAAGCCACGGGTCGACGACCAACGGGTGCTAAGCGGGATCATCTTCGTCAACCGGAACGGACTGCGCTGGCGGGATGCGCCCAGAGAATACGGGCCGCACAAGACATTGTATAACCGCTGGAAACGGTGGGGCGAAATGGGCGTGTTCACTCGGATGATGGAAGGCCTGTCCGCCCAGAGGGCCGAGCCGCAGACCGTCATGATCGACGCGACCTATCTCAAGACCCACCGCACGGCGTCCAGCCTTGGGGTAAAAAAGGGGA ATCTCGGGCGTCTGATCGGACGGACCAAGGGCGGCATGAACACGAAGTTGCATGCCGTGACTGATGCCAACGGCCGCCCTTTGAGCTTCTTCATCACGGCCGGCCAGGTCAGCGATTACACCGGTGCAGCGGCCTTGCTCGACGATTTGCCCAAGGCCAAGTGGATGCTCGCCGACCGCGGCTATGACGCGGACTGGTTCAGAGATGCCCTGGAGCAAAAGGGCATCAAACCGTGCATTCCGGGCCGCAAATCCCGATCTCTGCCCGTCAAATACGACAAGCGGCGGTACAAACGGCGTAACCGCATCGAGATCATGTTCGGCCGCCTGAAGGACTGGCGCCGCGTGGCAACACGCTACGACCGCTGCCCAACCGTCTACTTCTCCGCACTCGCACTGGCGGCCACCGTGCTCTTCTGGCTCTGA
- a CDS encoding glycosyltransferase family 2 protein yields MTLAVHSDAFCSSPRAYLEALWWRLRRKRLRSRSQFARLLGHSRRAYDLWLLQEHATPPTGEGSEAMPLIIALVDGRAGQRGLQETLSSLAANGIAALLLDENHLSAAAEVVRQIDWTKGPWLMPIAAGDRIAPGTAAAYRTAISGTEAHLIYADDDLLDKDRRFAPHFKPDWNSELFRHFDYLSGACILRATGEELAALASTEDWGRELVLRAVAKGAPLHIRKVLHHRRKRPKPEATAAAPVQARDLPPVTVIVPTRNRVDLLQTCLWGLAATDYPDIEVIIVDNDSDDPATLDFLSQLDPGRYRVLRHAGPFNYSAINNRAAAEARGQLLCLLNNDIEVMEPNWLAIMAVQALRDDVGAVGARLLYPDGRIQHAGVVIGMGGAAGHAHRFLHPKEEGYFQRHSLPQFASAVTAACLVVMRDRFLAVGGLDDRNFSVAFNDVDLCLRLNQRGWQSLYEPRATLIHHESVSRGFDRDPIGAARFAGELAALQQLWSTEGTIDPFHHPELSRASEHFVIRL; encoded by the coding sequence TTGACCCTCGCTGTCCACTCCGATGCCTTTTGCTCATCCCCTCGCGCCTATCTCGAAGCCCTATGGTGGCGTCTTCGCCGGAAACGGCTGCGCTCCCGCAGCCAGTTCGCCCGTTTGCTGGGCCATTCTCGAAGGGCCTATGATCTGTGGTTGTTGCAGGAACATGCCACGCCGCCGACAGGGGAGGGCAGTGAAGCCATGCCGCTCATCATAGCTCTGGTCGATGGCAGGGCAGGGCAGCGGGGGTTGCAGGAAACGTTGAGCAGCCTAGCGGCCAACGGCATAGCAGCACTGCTGCTGGATGAAAATCATCTGTCCGCAGCGGCTGAAGTGGTCCGGCAAATCGATTGGACCAAGGGCCCCTGGCTAATGCCAATCGCTGCCGGAGACAGGATTGCACCCGGCACGGCAGCGGCCTACCGGACTGCGATTTCCGGGACGGAAGCCCATCTCATTTATGCCGATGACGATCTGCTGGACAAGGATCGGCGTTTTGCTCCGCATTTCAAGCCTGACTGGAACAGCGAGCTTTTCCGGCATTTCGACTATCTGTCAGGCGCCTGCATCCTGCGGGCGACAGGAGAGGAATTGGCGGCTCTGGCGTCGACGGAAGATTGGGGACGTGAACTTGTCCTGCGCGCGGTGGCGAAGGGCGCACCGCTCCACATCCGAAAGGTGCTGCATCACCGCCGGAAGCGCCCCAAACCGGAGGCGACCGCCGCCGCTCCTGTTCAGGCGCGGGATCTGCCCCCTGTCACCGTCATCGTGCCGACGCGCAACCGCGTGGACCTGCTGCAAACATGCCTTTGGGGCCTTGCCGCGACGGATTATCCCGACATTGAGGTAATTATCGTCGATAATGACAGCGACGATCCCGCGACGCTGGACTTTCTGAGCCAGCTCGATCCAGGGCGTTATCGCGTTCTGCGGCATGCAGGCCCGTTCAACTATTCAGCGATCAACAATCGCGCCGCCGCGGAAGCGCGAGGCCAGCTATTATGTCTGCTGAACAACGACATTGAGGTGATGGAGCCGAACTGGCTTGCCATCATGGCGGTCCAGGCCTTGCGCGATGATGTCGGGGCCGTAGGCGCGCGGCTTCTTTATCCAGATGGCCGTATTCAGCATGCTGGGGTCGTCATAGGCATGGGCGGAGCAGCGGGACATGCCCACCGCTTCCTCCATCCGAAGGAGGAGGGCTACTTCCAGCGCCATTCGCTGCCGCAATTTGCTTCTGCCGTCACCGCCGCCTGTCTGGTAGTAATGCGCGATCGTTTTCTGGCTGTTGGTGGCTTGGATGACCGTAACTTTTCAGTTGCCTTCAACGATGTGGACCTATGCTTGCGCTTGAACCAGCGGGGGTGGCAATCTCTTTACGAGCCGCGCGCGACGTTGATCCACCATGAATCGGTTTCGCGCGGTTTCGATCGCGATCCCATAGGAGCGGCACGATTTGCAGGGGAGTTAGCCGCGCTTCAGCAGTTGTGGAGTACGGAGGGGACAATCGACCCGTTCCATCATCCTGAGCTTAGCCGTGCCAGCGAACACTTCGTGATCAGGCTTTAG
- a CDS encoding DUF5672 family protein, which translates to MVDHVDTSHCLVAQWDGHVLDAWRWRPEFLDYDYIGASWPQFDDGHDVGNGGFSLRSRRLMEACCDPQFRASHPEDIAIGRINRTWLEGRGMRFASPALADLFATERTGDLQSSFGYHGVWNMPRALGAEAFWQIYRELDDRGTVRHDFSSILKDVRHGPGGQIRMIRMIADHMKHRFGRTRGDTCLTSSQSSDRKA; encoded by the coding sequence ATGGTAGATCATGTCGACACATCCCACTGCCTTGTCGCGCAATGGGACGGCCATGTGCTCGATGCGTGGCGATGGCGACCAGAATTCCTTGATTATGACTATATCGGTGCGAGCTGGCCGCAGTTCGATGATGGACATGATGTCGGCAATGGCGGCTTTTCCCTGCGCAGCCGGCGGCTGATGGAGGCCTGTTGCGATCCCCAGTTTCGAGCGTCGCATCCCGAAGATATCGCCATAGGGCGGATTAATCGCACTTGGCTGGAGGGGAGGGGGATGCGTTTTGCCTCGCCCGCGCTTGCCGACCTGTTTGCGACCGAACGGACGGGTGATCTGCAAAGCAGCTTTGGCTATCATGGCGTATGGAACATGCCCCGCGCCCTCGGGGCTGAAGCTTTCTGGCAAATTTATCGTGAGCTTGATGACCGCGGCACGGTCAGGCACGATTTTTCGAGCATCCTGAAGGATGTAAGGCATGGCCCTGGCGGGCAGATCCGCATGATCCGGATGATTGCCGATCATATGAAACATCGCTTTGGTCGGACAAGAGGCGATACGTGCCTCACTTCCTCCCAATCGTCTGACAGAAAGGCCTGA
- a CDS encoding Tn3 family transposase, which yields MPRRVTLTDRQREALLHLPVDQGELLRHYTLSDEDLGHIRQRRRAHNRFGFALQLCVLRYPGRVLAPGELIPAQVSDFIAAQLGLTSDDLLLYAAREETRHEHLADLRRIYGYRSFSGRGARDLREWIAREAEAATSNEDLARRFVAECRRTRTILPGSSTIERLCADALVEAERRIEDLIAHRITPTLSENLAHLLEDTVDGRVTRFVWLRQFEVGANSAAANRLMDRLEYLQRFDLPADLLDGVPAHRVTRLRRQGERYYADGMRDLPEDRRLAILAVCTLEWRSSLADVIVETHDRIVGRLYRASERLCNTRIADEKAAVRDTLKSFAEIGGALLGAQDDGTALDGIIATGPGWERFRTLVATASALTNVLAADPLSRVLDGYHRFRLYAPRMLRLLDMQAAPIATPLLAAVAMLRNGIKVDPPVDFLRPNSKWHRHLRAEPSGDHRLWEIAVLFHIRDAFRSGDIWLAGSRRYGDLKQLLVPPQAIEQTARLAVPLRPGEWLAERRARLDTRLKEFGRAARTGTIPGGIIENGKLHIDKLRADTPEGAEDLVLDLYQQLPPARITDLLLEVDERTGFSEAFTHLRTGAPCSDRIGLMNVLLAEGVNLGLRKMAAATNTHSFWELLRIARWHVEGSAYDRALAMIVEAHAALPMAAFWGQGQSASSDGQFFLATEQGEAMNLINAKYGNVPGLKGYSHVSDQYAPFATQVIPATVSEAPYILDGLLMNDAGRRVRQHFADTGGFTDHVFAACALLGYRFAPRIRDLPQKRLYAFTPNATPANVRALVGGKINEPLIERNWPDILRIMATIAAGIVAPSQILRKLASYPRQNELALALREVGRIERTLFMIDWILDAGLQRQAQIGLNKGEAHHALKRAISFHRRGEIRDRSGEGQHYRIAGMNLLAAIIIFWNTMKLGEVVNTRAASGTHIAPDLLAHVSPLGWEHINLTGEYRWPKSLA from the coding sequence ATGCCGCGTCGCGTGACCCTGACCGATCGACAGCGCGAGGCGCTGCTTCACTTGCCGGTCGATCAAGGTGAGCTGCTGCGGCACTATACCCTCAGCGATGAGGATCTCGGGCATATCCGCCAGCGCCGGCGCGCCCACAATCGTTTTGGCTTCGCGCTGCAACTGTGCGTCCTGCGCTACCCGGGCCGGGTGCTCGCTCCTGGCGAGTTGATCCCGGCGCAGGTATCGGATTTCATCGCGGCCCAGCTCGGCCTGACCAGCGACGATCTACTCCTCTATGCCGCGCGCGAGGAGACCCGGCACGAGCATCTGGCGGACCTTCGCCGAATCTACGGCTATCGCTCCTTTTCGGGGCGGGGCGCACGGGATTTGCGCGAATGGATCGCTCGGGAAGCCGAGGCGGCGACATCGAATGAGGATCTTGCCCGTCGCTTCGTTGCGGAGTGTCGCCGCACCCGCACGATCCTTCCCGGCTCCTCGACGATCGAGCGCCTTTGCGCCGATGCGCTGGTTGAGGCCGAGCGCCGGATCGAGGATCTTATCGCCCATCGCATCACGCCAACCCTGAGCGAGAATTTGGCTCACCTGTTGGAGGATACGGTGGATGGTCGCGTCACGCGCTTCGTATGGCTGCGACAGTTCGAGGTTGGCGCAAATTCAGCAGCCGCTAACCGGCTGATGGATCGACTGGAATATCTTCAAAGGTTCGATCTTCCGGCGGATTTGCTGGACGGCGTGCCGGCGCATCGTGTGACCCGGCTTCGCCGGCAGGGCGAGCGCTATTACGCCGACGGCATGCGTGATCTGCCCGAAGACAGGCGGCTTGCGATCCTCGCTGTCTGCACCCTGGAATGGCGGTCATCGCTGGCCGATGTCATCGTGGAGACCCACGATCGCATCGTAGGCCGTCTCTATCGGGCCTCCGAACGCCTTTGCAACACCAGGATCGCCGACGAAAAGGCGGCCGTTCGGGACACGCTGAAGTCCTTTGCCGAAATCGGTGGTGCTTTGCTTGGAGCGCAGGACGATGGCACGGCCCTGGACGGGATAATCGCCACCGGGCCTGGCTGGGAACGGTTCAGAACCCTTGTCGCCACGGCCTCCGCGCTGACCAACGTGCTCGCGGCCGACCCGCTCAGCCGTGTGCTGGACGGCTATCACCGTTTCCGCCTCTACGCGCCCAGGATGCTGCGCCTGCTCGACATGCAGGCGGCGCCGATCGCCACGCCTCTTCTGGCGGCCGTTGCGATGCTGCGTAACGGGATCAAGGTCGATCCGCCGGTGGATTTTCTACGTCCCAACTCGAAATGGCATCGTCATCTTCGCGCTGAGCCCAGCGGCGACCACCGGCTTTGGGAAATCGCGGTGCTGTTCCACATCCGCGACGCCTTCCGGTCCGGTGACATATGGTTGGCGGGATCGCGCCGCTATGGCGACCTCAAGCAGCTTCTGGTCCCGCCACAGGCGATAGAGCAGACCGCGCGGCTCGCCGTGCCGCTGCGACCCGGCGAATGGCTGGCCGAGCGCAGGGCTCGACTGGATACACGGCTGAAGGAGTTTGGCCGCGCGGCGCGAACCGGCACGATCCCAGGCGGCATCATCGAGAACGGCAAGCTGCACATCGACAAGCTGAGGGCCGACACGCCCGAAGGGGCCGAGGATCTCGTGCTCGATCTCTATCAACAGCTCCCGCCCGCGAGGATCACCGATCTGTTGCTGGAAGTCGATGAGCGAACCGGATTTTCCGAGGCGTTCACGCATCTGCGCACCGGCGCGCCCTGCAGCGACCGGATCGGCCTGATGAACGTGTTGCTGGCGGAAGGCGTCAATCTCGGTTTGCGCAAGATGGCGGCGGCGACCAACACGCACAGCTTCTGGGAATTGCTGCGGATCGCGCGCTGGCATGTCGAAGGCAGCGCCTATGATCGGGCGCTCGCCATGATCGTGGAGGCCCACGCCGCCCTGCCCATGGCCGCCTTCTGGGGACAAGGGCAATCGGCATCCAGCGACGGGCAGTTCTTCCTTGCTACCGAGCAGGGCGAGGCGATGAATCTGATCAACGCGAAATATGGCAACGTCCCGGGCCTCAAGGGATACAGCCATGTGTCCGATCAATATGCGCCGTTCGCAACCCAGGTGATCCCGGCAACGGTCAGCGAGGCTCCCTATATCCTGGACGGGCTGCTCATGAATGACGCGGGCCGCCGCGTTCGCCAGCATTTTGCCGACACGGGCGGCTTCACCGATCATGTGTTCGCCGCCTGCGCCTTGCTCGGCTACAGGTTCGCCCCCCGTATCCGCGATCTCCCTCAGAAAAGACTCTATGCCTTCACGCCCAACGCGACGCCGGCCAATGTGCGAGCGCTGGTCGGAGGTAAGATCAATGAACCGCTCATCGAGCGCAACTGGCCCGACATCCTGCGCATCATGGCGACGATCGCAGCGGGGATCGTCGCCCCCAGCCAGATTCTTCGCAAGCTCGCCTCTTACCCGCGCCAGAATGAGCTGGCCCTCGCATTGCGAGAGGTGGGCCGCATCGAGCGAACCCTGTTCATGATCGACTGGATTCTTGATGCCGGCCTCCAGCGCCAGGCTCAGATCGGCCTCAACAAGGGTGAGGCCCACCACGCCCTAAAGCGCGCCATCAGCTTCCACCGCCGAGGTGAAATCCGGGATCGATCCGGCGAAGGCCAGCACTATCGCATCGCCGGAATGAACCTGCTCGCCGCCATCATCATATTCTGGAACACCATGAAGCTCGGCGAGGTCGTCAATACCCGGGCCGCCAGCGGTACCCATATCGCGCCTGATCTACTCGCCCACGTCTCGCCGTTGGGATGGGAACACATCAATCTAACCGGGGAATATCGCTGGCCCAAATCCTTAGCGTAG
- a CDS encoding recombinase family protein: MLIGYARVSKADGSQSLDLQHDALRAAGVEPGNIYDDRASGSRDDRPGLAACLKSLRDGDVLIVWKLDRLGRTLTHLVSTVQNLSDRGIGLRVLTGKGAQIDTTTPSGRMVFGIFATLAEFERDMIRERTMAGLAAARARGRKGGRKFALSKAQVRLAQAAMAQRDTSVSDLCKELGIERVTLYRYVGPNGELRDYGQRVLAAKTR, translated from the coding sequence ATGCTGATCGGCTACGCCCGCGTGTCCAAAGCCGACGGCTCGCAGTCGCTCGACCTGCAGCACGATGCCCTTCGCGCTGCCGGTGTCGAGCCAGGCAATATCTATGATGATCGTGCATCCGGTAGCCGTGATGATCGCCCCGGTCTTGCCGCCTGCCTGAAATCGTTGCGCGACGGCGATGTCCTCATCGTTTGGAAGCTCGACCGGCTCGGCCGAACGCTCACCCACCTGGTCAGCACGGTGCAGAATCTGTCGGATCGCGGTATCGGTCTGCGGGTGCTCACCGGCAAGGGCGCGCAGATCGACACCACGACGCCATCGGGCCGGATGGTGTTCGGCATTTTTGCCACACTGGCGGAGTTTGAGCGGGATATGATCCGCGAGCGCACCATGGCTGGCCTGGCCGCTGCCCGCGCGCGGGGACGCAAGGGTGGCCGCAAGTTCGCCCTCTCCAAGGCCCAGGTGCGGCTCGCTCAGGCTGCTATGGCCCAACGCGACACGTCCGTTTCCGACCTCTGCAAGGAACTCGGGATCGAGCGCGTCACTCTCTACCGCTATGTCGGTCCCAACGGGGAACTCCGGGATTACGGTCAGCGCGTGCTTGCTGCCAAAACGCGATGA
- a CDS encoding GNAT family N-acetyltransferase has product MMMTGAPIKLTQADAADAADLYNRCSDYFLLQDGAAPTLDDARELFSDVPPEKSAHNQAVLGWKGPGGLYAIAAILRDYPRDGTWYLGFMIVDAAQRGRGVGRSIYSTVESWAAARGATEIRLAVLEANEAAERFWRSLGFIEYRRVGPDTFKMRSHRRIELSRRLSGATVEGSNK; this is encoded by the coding sequence ATGATGATGACGGGAGCCCCGATCAAACTTACCCAAGCGGACGCCGCAGACGCTGCAGACCTGTACAACCGTTGCAGCGACTATTTCCTGTTGCAGGACGGGGCCGCGCCCACGCTGGACGATGCTCGCGAGCTTTTCTCCGATGTGCCGCCCGAAAAGAGCGCCCACAATCAAGCTGTCCTGGGATGGAAGGGGCCTGGCGGCCTATATGCAATCGCGGCCATCCTCCGCGATTATCCGCGTGATGGCACATGGTATCTCGGCTTCATGATCGTAGATGCCGCACAGCGTGGTCGTGGCGTCGGACGCTCAATTTACTCGACGGTCGAAAGCTGGGCCGCTGCGAGAGGTGCCACAGAGATTCGGTTGGCCGTGCTGGAAGCGAATGAAGCGGCAGAGCGATTTTGGCGTTCTCTCGGCTTCATTGAGTATCGGCGCGTTGGGCCAGACACCTTCAAAATGCGTAGCCATCGCCGGATAGAACTGAGCCGTCGCCTTTCTGGCGCGACCGTAGAAGGCAGCAACAAGTAA
- a CDS encoding recombinase family protein — MQGQRIGYVRVSTFDQNVDRQLEGQSLDRTFTDKASGKDVNRPQLDAMLTFAREGDTVVVHSMDRLARNLDDLRKLVQSLTKRGIRIEFVKESLAFSGEDSPMANLMLSVMGAFAEFERALIRERQREGIAVARQRGAYRGRKRSLSDEKLAELHRRVAAGERKAVIARDLGISRETLYQYLRAAA, encoded by the coding sequence ATGCAAGGCCAGAGGATCGGTTACGTCCGAGTGAGCACATTCGATCAAAATGTCGATCGCCAATTGGAAGGGCAGTCGCTCGACCGGACTTTCACCGACAAGGCTTCGGGCAAGGACGTTAACCGGCCCCAGCTCGATGCCATGCTCACCTTCGCCCGCGAGGGCGATACCGTCGTGGTCCACAGCATGGATCGACTGGCGCGTAATCTCGATGACCTGCGAAAGCTGGTTCAGTCCCTCACCAAAAGGGGCATCCGGATCGAGTTCGTGAAGGAGAGCCTGGCCTTCTCGGGCGAGGATTCCCCGATGGCCAATCTGATGCTCTCCGTCATGGGTGCTTTCGCCGAGTTCGAGCGCGCCCTGATCCGGGAGCGGCAGCGCGAAGGCATTGCGGTCGCCAGGCAACGCGGCGCTTATCGTGGACGGAAACGGTCCCTGTCCGATGAAAAGCTGGCCGAGTTGCATCGCCGTGTCGCCGCCGGCGAGCGCAAGGCCGTCATCGCCCGCGATCTGGGAATCAGCCGTGAAACCCTATACCAGTATCTCCGCGCGGCCGCGTGA
- a CDS encoding CopG family ribbon-helix-helix protein, with the protein MATATSIKLDDALKERVQHLANARRRSSHWIMREAIAQYVEREEKREAFKQDAIRAWENYQQTGLHVTLEEADVWLAKLEAGEDAEPPKCHV; encoded by the coding sequence ATGGCAACGGCAACATCTATTAAGCTGGACGATGCCCTGAAAGAGCGTGTGCAGCACCTGGCCAACGCGCGCCGGCGCAGCTCGCATTGGATTATGCGCGAAGCTATCGCGCAGTATGTCGAGCGCGAGGAAAAGCGCGAGGCATTCAAACAGGACGCCATTCGGGCATGGGAAAACTATCAGCAGACGGGCTTGCATGTGACGCTTGAGGAAGCCGATGTCTGGTTGGCGAAGCTCGAAGCGGGTGAGGATGCGGAGCCGCCTAAGTGCCACGTCTGA
- a CDS encoding type II toxin-antitoxin system RelE/ParE family toxin translates to MPRLIWTAEALADVDRLHRWLKTKDADAARRAVAAIRGGVRILAATPHIGRPTEDMESEYREKLIDFGNSGYVVLYHFDGETVALLAVRHQREAGYQ, encoded by the coding sequence GTGCCACGTCTGATCTGGACGGCCGAAGCACTGGCCGATGTTGACCGGCTCCATCGCTGGTTGAAGACCAAAGACGCCGACGCAGCGAGACGCGCGGTCGCCGCGATCCGGGGAGGGGTTCGGATTCTGGCGGCAACCCCGCACATCGGCCGACCAACTGAAGATATGGAGTCCGAGTATCGGGAAAAGCTGATCGACTTTGGAAACAGCGGCTATGTTGTCCTGTATCACTTCGATGGTGAGACGGTGGCGCTGTTGGCCGTGCGCCACCAAAGGGAGGCGGGTTATCAATAG
- a CDS encoding WGR domain-containing protein, translating into MKGAIPPDPIELVALDPTRNIRRRYSISASFDLFGMIIVETRWGRIGAAGQTQCHAFADRAAADRHIAAILRRRGTAERRIGIAYRPVERSGA; encoded by the coding sequence ATGAAAGGCGCAATCCCCCCTGATCCGATCGAGTTGGTGGCGCTTGACCCGACGCGCAACATTCGCCGGCGTTATAGCATTAGCGCGAGTTTTGATCTGTTCGGCATGATCATTGTCGAAACCCGTTGGGGGCGGATCGGCGCAGCCGGCCAAACCCAGTGTCACGCCTTTGCCGATCGTGCCGCAGCTGATCGTCATATCGCCGCGATTCTCCGGAGACGTGGTACGGCCGAAAGGCGGATCGGGATTGCCTATCGGCCGGTAGAGAGGAGCGGAGCGTAA
- a CDS encoding DUF2384 domain-containing protein has translation MSRPKSAHDLSGLMKYVDREPWDEAMAEMLSAHLEPACEATGLEPDAIFEIIGDHWQGSLWGCAFEDLLTQELEPDGGNLVDDYLKRRGWNEKAPNKAYMRALRDTVMSLYEVSEVLPGQSMTLRDLLRDVAPVTVREHGATQTLVNWDKIAARIVDVNGRHGISGALLPFSAEGAARVIDAFSRLSDDVQDTAGLPPLDRDALLRASGPMFTNMWLLDCLGKAMPGSTPDMINADGDDLVFHRIIFPLAKGVIGKSVARRLDAAPWLEPASDSFWNWLAPVKKGGKSQSSKGKQAFVTTMEDGTPVFANVELTGRKLIVEVNSAARAEQAIIQMREWLGDSVSAPMTEIRTLAQIMADDAARAPQDETLDIPPHEMERIVHDMLTREYTKTLDEPAPALGHKTPRALARTKAGRTKVADWLKYIENGAAKSDAADPMGTYDFTWMWAELGLSDLRR, from the coding sequence ATGTCCAGACCAAAATCTGCCCATGATCTTTCGGGCCTGATGAAATATGTGGATCGTGAGCCCTGGGATGAAGCGATGGCCGAAATGCTGTCCGCACATCTGGAACCGGCGTGCGAGGCAACGGGACTGGAGCCCGACGCCATATTCGAAATCATCGGCGATCACTGGCAAGGGTCGCTATGGGGCTGCGCCTTTGAAGATCTGCTCACGCAGGAACTGGAACCGGACGGTGGCAATCTGGTCGATGACTATCTCAAGCGGCGGGGCTGGAACGAAAAGGCGCCGAACAAGGCCTATATGCGCGCACTGCGCGATACGGTCATGTCGCTCTATGAGGTGAGCGAGGTTCTGCCCGGCCAGTCGATGACCTTGCGCGATCTGCTGCGCGACGTTGCCCCGGTGACGGTGCGGGAACACGGTGCAACCCAGACCCTCGTCAACTGGGACAAGATCGCCGCAAGGATTGTTGACGTGAACGGTCGCCACGGCATTTCCGGAGCGCTGCTGCCGTTCAGTGCTGAAGGTGCCGCACGCGTAATCGACGCATTTTCCCGACTTTCCGACGATGTTCAGGACACTGCCGGATTGCCCCCCCTCGACCGGGACGCTCTCCTGCGGGCATCGGGACCGATGTTCACGAATATGTGGCTGCTCGATTGCCTGGGCAAGGCGATGCCCGGCAGCACTCCGGATATGATCAACGCGGACGGCGATGATCTCGTATTCCACCGAATCATTTTCCCTCTGGCAAAGGGCGTGATCGGCAAGAGCGTGGCCAGAAGGCTGGACGCAGCCCCCTGGCTTGAGCCTGCCAGCGACAGTTTCTGGAACTGGCTGGCTCCAGTCAAAAAGGGCGGGAAGTCCCAATCAAGCAAAGGCAAGCAGGCCTTCGTCACAACGATGGAAGACGGCACGCCGGTTTTCGCCAATGTGGAACTGACAGGCCGCAAGCTGATCGTCGAGGTGAACAGCGCCGCCCGTGCGGAACAAGCGATTATACAGATGCGCGAATGGCTCGGTGATTCCGTCAGTGCTCCCATGACTGAAATTCGGACACTGGCCCAGATCATGGCCGATGATGCAGCACGCGCCCCGCAGGACGAGACGCTGGATATACCGCCACACGAAATGGAGCGCATCGTTCACGACATGCTGACCCGTGAATATACGAAAACGCTCGATGAGCCGGCTCCTGCCCTCGGCCACAAGACTCCGCGTGCTCTAGCCCGCACAAAGGCCGGACGGACGAAAGTGGCCGACTGGCTCAAATATATTGAAAACGGCGCGGCAAAATCCGACGCTGCCGATCCGATGGGCACCTATGACTTCACATGGATGTGGGCAGAGCTGGGGCTCAGCGACCTCCGGCGGTAA